A genomic stretch from Chitinophaga agri includes:
- a CDS encoding DUF6055 domain-containing protein, which produces MKTHVLLLLCLLLTGSTFAQKTVFIPSEFSSAPLNTWSYSKSYQSTNFVVFWGNVVGTNPATYSDVNLRFNPQSVCDTLEKIYTKFVTQLGFCSDAPTTNLGKYKIIIVMNDTWGSGGPSGWAFGGSYGNTIGAMWVHPNATRDGAVISHELTHALQGMISIQENTVGGGYVGWEPAGFFWEAHANYMRTQMYPRFAGDDLPRWMGTQSFHLSSTRHHYGTFKWLYTIQDTDGITMVNRLWKESLANEHPLITYRRLKGWNQSQLNDFLYNYAKREVTYDYTSNNFGNIMRSAREALKTSEPHYIWRLYTMLTQISATTNRYVVPDAFAPQDYGYNIIPLYTTCSSRNVTVKFKGHTEVNSTAGWRYGFVATNADGTVSRYGALSNANDGQISFQMNSNETGLYLVVMGAPTTHTSYVWEPGFPKIKRYPYELRIANAVPEGYQTNFRAAYKTNGHVHTNGGGWVANTATVAATAYVGPRAIVLGNANVSGNARIDGTAWVENATVQNNAVITGNANVWNGTVSGSANVSENAILNNCTISGTAIIKGNAMEWGAAFGSGVTVGGDAEIPSCSTAGVYLQVPHTNNGRNNCDGLTASHTSNVDVNAGYTQFTDTQMAFSGSVACTAAAAHIPVRAQKEVVVYPNPACEQINVSLRNFSPDEDVLITLYNSAGTVVLNKRIKASPNFTLNADAEKLEPGVYILKISGKTVFTRKVVISR; this is translated from the coding sequence ATGAAAACACATGTACTGTTATTGCTATGCCTGTTACTGACGGGCAGCACTTTCGCGCAAAAAACTGTCTTCATTCCATCGGAATTTTCTTCCGCCCCGTTGAATACCTGGTCTTACAGCAAGTCATATCAATCAACCAATTTTGTTGTATTCTGGGGCAATGTCGTGGGTACGAATCCAGCTACCTATTCCGATGTGAACCTGCGGTTCAATCCGCAGTCCGTTTGTGATACCCTGGAAAAGATCTACACTAAATTTGTCACGCAGCTGGGTTTCTGTTCTGATGCGCCGACCACTAACCTGGGTAAGTACAAGATCATCATCGTAATGAATGATACCTGGGGTTCCGGTGGTCCTTCCGGCTGGGCATTTGGTGGTTCCTATGGTAATACCATCGGCGCCATGTGGGTACATCCCAATGCCACCCGCGATGGCGCCGTGATCAGTCATGAGCTCACACATGCACTGCAGGGGATGATCTCTATCCAGGAGAATACAGTAGGCGGCGGTTATGTAGGCTGGGAGCCGGCCGGCTTCTTCTGGGAAGCGCATGCCAATTACATGCGTACGCAGATGTACCCACGTTTTGCCGGTGATGACCTGCCCCGCTGGATGGGTACGCAGAGCTTTCACCTGAGCTCTACCCGCCATCACTATGGTACATTCAAATGGCTGTATACTATTCAGGATACAGACGGTATTACAATGGTGAACAGACTATGGAAAGAGTCGCTTGCGAATGAACATCCGTTGATCACGTACCGCCGGCTCAAAGGCTGGAATCAGTCGCAGCTGAACGATTTCCTGTATAACTATGCCAAACGGGAAGTGACATACGATTATACCAGCAATAACTTCGGTAACATCATGAGAAGTGCCAGGGAAGCCCTGAAAACGTCAGAGCCGCATTATATATGGCGCCTGTATACCATGCTCACACAGATCAGCGCTACTACTAACCGCTATGTGGTACCTGATGCCTTCGCCCCGCAGGACTATGGCTATAACATCATTCCTTTATATACCACCTGTAGCTCCCGTAATGTAACGGTTAAGTTCAAAGGACATACGGAAGTGAATAGTACCGCCGGCTGGAGATATGGCTTTGTTGCGACCAATGCCGATGGTACGGTATCCCGTTACGGGGCATTGAGTAACGCGAATGATGGTCAGATCAGTTTTCAGATGAACAGTAATGAGACAGGACTATATCTGGTAGTCATGGGAGCACCCACCACGCATACTTCCTATGTATGGGAGCCTGGTTTTCCTAAGATAAAAAGATATCCCTACGAATTAAGGATCGCGAATGCTGTTCCGGAAGGCTATCAGACTAACTTCCGGGCTGCCTATAAAACAAATGGTCATGTACATACCAATGGAGGTGGATGGGTGGCGAATACAGCTACTGTAGCAGCGACGGCTTATGTAGGACCCAGAGCGATCGTATTAGGTAACGCTAATGTATCTGGTAATGCCAGAATAGACGGTACTGCCTGGGTGGAGAATGCAACGGTACAGAACAATGCGGTGATAACCGGTAATGCCAATGTATGGAACGGCACCGTTTCTGGAAGTGCCAACGTAAGTGAGAACGCTATCCTGAATAACTGTACCATATCAGGCACCGCTATTATAAAGGGGAATGCGATGGAATGGGGTGCTGCTTTCGGATCGGGGGTGACAGTAGGAGGGGATGCAGAAATCCCCAGCTGTAGTACAGCAGGCGTATATCTCCAGGTGCCACATACAAATAATGGCCGTAATAACTGTGATGGACTCACGGCTTCTCATACTTCCAATGTCGATGTGAATGCCGGTTATACCCAGTTTACCGATACACAAATGGCTTTCTCTGGTAGCGTGGCCTGTACCGCTGCGGCAGCACACATACCTGTGCGTGCACAGAAAGAGGTGGTGGTATATCCTAATCCGGCATGTGAGCAGATCAATGTCAGTCTGCGCAATTTCTCTCCTGATGAGGATGTACTGATCACACTGTACAATAGTGCCGGTACCGTGGTGCTGAATAAGCGAATAAAGGCTTCGCCGAATTTTACGTTAAATGCGGATGCGGAGAAACTGGAGCCTGGTGTGTATATATTGAAGATCAGTGGAAAGACGGTGTTTACCAGAAAGGTTGTTATCAGCAGATAA
- a CDS encoding TonB-dependent receptor: MAFINIAAFAQSGHIKGKISSADGQPAAFVTVGLKDTRKGAVTTEEGVFVLRNIKPGQYVLIISCTGTKTLHTPVTVVADQTADVSLSLEATSAQLNEIVVEGNRTRTINKRPVSIGKLPVAAIDLPQGVAVIGHEVLEEQQVQRLSDVVKNVNGVYMASTRAGTQEAFNARGYSFSSSNMFKNGARVNSGVMPEMSSLEKVEVLKGSAAILYGNVSPGAVLNMVTKQPSFSFGGEVNVRAGSFGLLKPAFDVYGPLSSKVAYRINGTFETTDSYRDKVHSKRYYVNPSLLFKLNERTTLLVQGDYLKHDFTPDFGIGSLDNTRIADVPRNSFFGTPWQYAHTQQSSAGAAIKHQLNDNWSLNGTLTYQRYSRDYYAVERIQADANGKWARPLNRAFNSENYYLAQVDLTGKFRTGGLEHNVLAGVDGDRYYTKAFSYNQPTIYDTINILHPELYTARTDVPDASRIKSVTTPINRFGVYVQDLIRINSKLNFLAGVRFSYLQNEAPTTLDMKTNTTSQTKAKYDHAFSPRLGLVYKPIESTALFISYANSFTPNNGLDIDSNALKPSVIDQYEAGIKNDFLGGKLSVNVTAYQIRNNNYAQTSPFQKDGVTPNNNANLKALIGKTLSRGVEVDIAGHPLPGLDVIAGYSYNNITIESTSGVTGGAVEGERLVGNPNHTGNASVFYTLQQSKLKGLKLGVGYYYIGQRFAGWNNTINQTQKYNRLISVPGFSTLDVSAGYSFKRFGVMAKVSNITNTYNYYVHENYSINPIPPTAFTGTVSYKF, encoded by the coding sequence ACTGTCGTCGCCGATCAGACAGCAGATGTATCGTTGTCACTGGAAGCAACTTCCGCCCAGCTGAATGAGATCGTCGTGGAAGGTAACAGGACGCGCACCATCAATAAACGTCCTGTAAGCATTGGTAAACTACCTGTAGCAGCGATCGACCTGCCACAAGGGGTTGCGGTGATCGGACATGAGGTGCTTGAAGAGCAGCAGGTGCAGCGCCTGAGTGATGTCGTGAAGAATGTAAATGGTGTATATATGGCCTCCACCCGTGCCGGTACACAGGAGGCGTTTAATGCAAGAGGATATAGTTTTTCCAGCAGCAATATGTTTAAGAACGGCGCCCGTGTGAACTCCGGTGTGATGCCTGAAATGAGCTCCCTGGAAAAAGTAGAAGTACTGAAAGGCAGTGCTGCCATCCTCTATGGGAATGTTTCTCCGGGCGCAGTACTGAACATGGTGACCAAACAACCGTCATTCAGTTTTGGTGGTGAGGTGAATGTACGTGCCGGTAGTTTCGGTCTGCTGAAGCCTGCATTTGATGTATATGGCCCTCTGTCATCCAAGGTCGCCTATCGTATAAACGGTACATTTGAAACCACCGACAGCTATCGTGATAAGGTACACTCCAAACGTTATTATGTCAACCCATCGCTGCTGTTCAAACTGAATGAACGTACAACGCTGCTTGTACAGGGTGACTATCTGAAACATGACTTTACGCCTGATTTCGGTATCGGCTCCCTGGATAATACCAGGATAGCAGATGTGCCACGGAACAGCTTTTTCGGTACACCATGGCAGTATGCACATACACAGCAATCGTCTGCCGGTGCAGCTATTAAACATCAGCTGAATGACAACTGGTCGCTGAATGGTACCCTTACCTACCAGCGCTATAGCAGGGATTATTATGCAGTGGAAAGGATACAGGCAGACGCCAATGGCAAATGGGCGCGTCCGCTGAACAGGGCCTTCAACTCAGAAAACTACTACCTGGCACAGGTTGACCTGACCGGTAAGTTCAGGACCGGTGGACTGGAACATAATGTACTCGCAGGTGTAGACGGTGATCGTTATTATACAAAAGCGTTCTCTTACAATCAGCCGACTATTTACGATACCATTAATATCCTCCATCCTGAGCTGTACACCGCTCGTACGGATGTACCCGATGCATCCAGGATCAAAAGTGTGACCACACCTATCAACCGTTTCGGTGTCTATGTACAGGACCTGATCAGGATCAACAGCAAACTGAATTTCCTGGCGGGTGTAAGATTCTCTTATCTGCAGAATGAAGCGCCTACCACACTCGATATGAAAACCAATACCACCTCGCAGACGAAGGCAAAATATGACCATGCGTTCTCTCCGCGTTTAGGACTGGTATACAAACCAATTGAAAGTACAGCGCTATTTATAAGTTATGCTAACTCCTTTACACCTAACAACGGTTTAGACATTGACAGTAATGCGCTGAAGCCATCTGTGATCGACCAGTATGAAGCAGGTATCAAGAACGATTTCCTGGGAGGTAAACTTTCTGTGAACGTTACTGCTTATCAGATCAGAAATAATAACTATGCGCAGACCTCGCCTTTCCAGAAGGACGGCGTTACGCCTAATAACAACGCCAACCTGAAAGCGCTGATCGGTAAGACCCTCAGCCGTGGTGTGGAAGTAGATATCGCTGGTCATCCATTACCAGGATTGGATGTAATTGCGGGATATAGCTACAATAATATCACGATCGAAAGCACCAGTGGTGTAACAGGTGGTGCGGTAGAAGGAGAACGCCTGGTAGGCAATCCGAATCATACCGGTAATGCAAGTGTGTTTTATACTTTACAGCAGTCTAAATTGAAGGGGCTGAAGTTGGGCGTAGGGTATTACTATATCGGACAACGTTTCGCCGGATGGAATAATACCATTAATCAGACCCAGAAGTATAACCGCCTGATCTCTGTGCCGGGATTCTCTACCCTGGACGTGAGTGCGGGTTATTCTTTCAAACGTTTTGGTGTAATGGCGAAAGTATCTAACATCACTAATACGTATAATTATTACGTGCACGAAAATTACAGCATCAATCCGATACCGCCGACAGCGTTTACCGGTACGGTGTCTTATAAGTTCTGA